Proteins co-encoded in one Lineus longissimus chromosome 11, tnLinLong1.2, whole genome shotgun sequence genomic window:
- the LOC135495964 gene encoding histamine H3 receptor-like — MMFTKFTQSISALTTMEDSATRSHGIILLNNTNDTRRSQESVFIFPMAQSILILILCAIMVIVTVAGNSLVIVAFALDRNLRQFSNFLILNLAITDFVVGLFCIPPYVPYLLTGNWPFGRGFCIFWLVSDYVTPLASSWSVLMISVDRYLSVRFALSYRAKQTNNLVTLFMLLPWIIGILVYGPAIVFWEHWSGSREAHPGECFVEFRSHLPYLLFGSAIEFIIPFITTTVINLLIYENIRKRTRQKELMNMQIRANAALSNGRDANSVLLQNGASDKDSNRRLHKDKKTAKAIAIIIVVFGICWGPFEILSLVSSLCKDCIHPVIFEISFWLLWINSTMNPLLYPFTHKQFRMAFYKLLCKTFNKLRRIEPVHSTSMTDEPSRLSRITYS; from the coding sequence ATGATGTTTACAAAGTTCACCCAATCAATCAGCGCCCTCACGACCATGGAAGACTCGGCCACGCGGTCACATGGTATCATACTTCTGAACAACACGAACGACACTAGACGGAGCCAGGAGTCTGTTTTCATTTTCCCAATGGCGCAGAGCATCCTGATTCTGATACTCTGCGCAATAATGGTCATCGTGACTGTCGCCGGGAACAGCTTAGTAATAGTTGCCTTCGCTCTTGACAGAAATCTTCGCCAGTTTAGTAATTTCCTAATTTTAAACCTAGCCATTACGGATTTTGTTGTAGGGCTGTTCTGCATCCCACCGTATGTGCCTTATCTTTTGACGGGAAACTGGCCTTTCGGGCGTGGATTCTGCATATTTTGGCTAGTAAGTGACTACGTAACACCTTTGGCCTCAAGTTGGTCAGTTCTTATGATCTCAGTAGACAGATACCTAAGTGTCCGATTTGCCCTTTCCTACAGGGCCAAACAGACAAACAACCTAGTGACGCTATTCATGTTACTTCCATGGATCATTGGGATACTTGTTTATGGCCCTGCCATAGTTTTCTGGGAGCActggtcgggatcacgtgaggCACATCCAGGAGAATGTTTTGTCGAATTCCGGTCGCACCTTCCCTATCTTCTATTCGGCTCAGCAATTGAATTCATCATTCCGTTCATCACAACCACGGTAATAAATCTTTTAATCTACGAAAATATCCGTAAAAGGACGCGGCAAAAAGAACTCATGAATATGCAGATACGGGCCAACGCGGCGCTCTCTAACGGCCGTGATGCGAACTCTGTTTTATTACAAAATGGCGCCTCTGATAAAGACAGCAATCGAAGATTGCACAAGGATAAAAAGACTGCGAAAGCTATAGCAATAATCATCGTTGTCTTCGGGATATGTTGGGGACCTTTTGAAATCCTCTCCCTTGTTTCGTCCCTTTGTAAAGACTGTATCCACCCTGTGATATTTGAGATTTCCTTCTGGTTATTGTGGATTAACTCGACAATGAATCCATTGCTTTACCCTTTCACACATAAACAATTCCGGATGGCCTTCTATAAATTGTTGTGTAAAACTTTCAATAAACTGCGCCGTATTGAGCCTGTGCATTCGACCAGCATGACTGATGAACCATCACGCCTGTCGAGAATAACGTATAGTTAA